From a single Okeanomitos corallinicola TIOX110 genomic region:
- the ndk gene encoding nucleoside-diphosphate kinase: MERTFLAIKPDGVQRGLVGEIIRRFETKGFTLVGLKLMNVSKELAEKHYDVHKERPFFPGLIQFITSGPVVAMVWEGDGVVASARKIIGATNPLSAEPGTIRGDFGVTVGRNLIHGSDAIETAQTEIKLWFKEEELASWQPTLTPWLYE, translated from the coding sequence TTGGAACGCACATTTTTAGCAATTAAGCCTGATGGAGTCCAACGCGGGTTGGTAGGTGAAATTATCCGTCGTTTTGAAACAAAAGGCTTTACCCTCGTGGGTTTGAAGTTGATGAACGTCAGCAAAGAATTAGCTGAAAAACACTATGATGTTCACAAGGAAAGACCTTTCTTTCCTGGTTTAATTCAATTTATTACCTCTGGTCCGGTTGTGGCTATGGTTTGGGAAGGTGATGGTGTTGTTGCATCTGCAAGAAAAATTATTGGTGCAACCAATCCTTTAAGTGCAGAACCAGGTACAATTCGTGGTGATTTTGGTGTGACTGTTGGTCGTAACTTAATCCACGGTTCTGATGCTATAGAAACAGCCCAAACTGAAATCAAGCTTTGGTTTAAGGAAGAAGAGTTAGCTAGTTGGCAACCTACTCTAACTCCTTGGTTATACGAGTAA
- the trpC gene encoding indole-3-glycerol phosphate synthase TrpC yields MQIRRRHPSRAIDVSIIRFQAVLEDIEPNNILEEIVWHKEIEVEQMREKQPLQELQKKALSAPPTRDFIAALKQGKTKPALIAEVKKASPSKGILREDFNPVEIAKAYQEGGASCLSVLTDKKFFQGGFENLSLVRTAVDLPLLCKEFIIYPYQMYLARVSGADAVLLIAAILSDQDLQYFVKIANSLKMAALIEVHSLEELDRVLALDGVALIGINNRNLEDFTVDLQTTCQLLKERGNQLKEKGILVVSESGIHQPADLITVETAGASAVLVGESLVKQPDPKLAINQLFSK; encoded by the coding sequence ATGCAAATTCGTCGTCGTCACCCTAGTCGAGCTATTGATGTTTCTATTATTCGCTTCCAAGCAGTTTTAGAAGATATTGAACCAAATAATATTTTAGAAGAAATTGTTTGGCATAAAGAAATTGAAGTTGAGCAAATGCGGGAAAAGCAGCCTTTGCAAGAATTGCAGAAAAAAGCCCTTTCTGCACCACCAACCCGTGATTTTATAGCTGCATTAAAACAAGGTAAAACTAAACCTGCATTAATCGCAGAAGTGAAAAAAGCTTCTCCGAGTAAAGGTATTTTACGGGAAGATTTTAACCCTGTAGAAATAGCAAAAGCCTATCAAGAAGGTGGTGCTAGTTGTCTTTCTGTTCTCACAGATAAAAAGTTTTTTCAAGGTGGTTTTGAAAACTTATCTTTAGTTCGTACTGCCGTAGATTTACCTTTATTATGTAAGGAATTTATTATTTATCCTTATCAAATGTATTTAGCGCGAGTTAGTGGCGCGGATGCAGTTTTGTTAATAGCAGCAATTCTTAGTGATCAAGATTTACAATATTTTGTTAAAATTGCCAACAGTCTAAAAATGGCAGCTTTAATAGAAGTGCATAGTTTAGAGGAATTAGATCGAGTTTTAGCCTTAGATGGAGTAGCTTTAATTGGGATAAATAACCGTAACCTAGAAGATTTTACCGTTGATTTACAAACAACTTGTCAATTATTAAAAGAGCGAGGAAATCAATTAAAAGAGAAAGGAATACTCGTAGTTAGTGAATCGGGAATTCATCAACCAGCAGATTTAATCACCGTAGAAACAGCCGGTGCATCCGCTGTACTTGTTGGTGAATCTTTGGTAAAACAACCAGATCCAAAATTAGCAATTAATCAGCTTTTTAGTAAGTAA
- the lpdA gene encoding dihydrolipoyl dehydrogenase codes for MSSEFDYDLVIIGAGVGGHGAALHAVNYGLKTAIIEAADMGGTCVNRGCIPSKALLAASGKVRELRNAHHLKSLGIQIGNVEFDQQAIADHATNLVNKIQGDLTNSLKRLGVDIIRGWGKVAGSQKVNVSTENGDKTITAQDIILCPGSVPFVPPGIEIDCKTVFTSDQGVKLETLPDWIAIIGSGYIGLEFSDIYTALGCEVTMIEALDKLMPGFDDDIAKLAERVLIKPRPIETRVGIYAKKITPGYPVVIELADFQTKEDVEVLEVDACLVATGRIPATKNIGLESVGVELDKRNFIPVNDGMAVLSGGEIVPHLYAIGDANGKMMLAHAASAQGIVAVENILEKGKKIDYRSIPAAAFTHPEVSYVGLTETAAQELGLAEGFEVATSRSYFKGNSKALAENEADGIAKVIYRQDTGEVLGVHIFGAHASSIIHEASAAVANRQSVKDLAYLVHAHPTLSEVLDEAYKRAIAS; via the coding sequence GTGAGTTCTGAATTTGATTACGATTTAGTGATTATTGGCGCAGGTGTAGGCGGTCATGGCGCAGCCCTACACGCTGTTAATTACGGGTTAAAAACGGCGATTATAGAAGCAGCAGACATGGGTGGAACTTGTGTCAACCGGGGTTGTATTCCCTCTAAAGCATTGCTGGCCGCTTCAGGAAAGGTACGCGAATTACGCAATGCCCATCATCTCAAATCTTTGGGTATTCAAATTGGTAATGTAGAATTTGATCAACAAGCGATCGCTGATCATGCTACTAATCTTGTTAACAAAATTCAAGGCGACTTAACCAACAGCCTCAAACGCTTAGGTGTAGATATTATTCGCGGTTGGGGAAAAGTCGCAGGTTCACAAAAAGTTAACGTCTCCACAGAAAACGGTGATAAAACCATCACCGCCCAAGATATCATCCTTTGTCCCGGTTCAGTTCCCTTCGTTCCTCCCGGCATTGAAATAGACTGTAAAACAGTATTTACCAGCGACCAAGGCGTAAAATTAGAAACCTTACCAGATTGGATTGCTATTATTGGTAGTGGTTACATCGGTTTAGAATTTTCCGATATTTACACCGCTTTAGGTTGCGAAGTCACCATGATAGAAGCCCTGGATAAATTAATGCCAGGATTTGATGATGATATTGCTAAACTAGCAGAACGGGTATTAATTAAACCCCGCCCCATTGAAACCAGAGTTGGCATATATGCGAAAAAAATCACTCCTGGTTATCCCGTAGTTATTGAGTTAGCAGACTTCCAAACCAAAGAAGATGTAGAAGTTTTAGAAGTTGATGCTTGTTTAGTCGCTACAGGCCGCATCCCCGCTACCAAAAATATCGGTTTAGAATCGGTAGGTGTGGAACTGGATAAACGCAACTTTATCCCCGTAAATGATGGCATGGCTGTTTTATCAGGTGGTGAAATCGTTCCCCATCTCTATGCCATAGGTGATGCTAACGGGAAAATGATGTTAGCCCATGCCGCCTCTGCCCAAGGTATTGTAGCTGTAGAGAATATTTTGGAGAAAGGTAAAAAAATAGATTACCGTAGCATTCCCGCCGCAGCTTTTACCCATCCAGAAGTTAGTTATGTGGGTTTAACAGAAACAGCAGCCCAAGAATTAGGTTTAGCAGAAGGTTTTGAAGTTGCCACCAGCAGAAGTTACTTTAAAGGTAATTCCAAAGCCTTAGCAGAAAACGAAGCTGACGGCATTGCCAAAGTGATTTATCGTCAAGATACAGGTGAGGTTTTAGGTGTGCATATTTTTGGCGCACACGCTTCCAGTATAATTCACGAAGCATCCGCCGCAGTTGCAAACCGTCAATCGGTAAAAGACTTAGCTTACTTAGTTCACGCCCATCCTACACTATCAGAAGTGTTAGATGAAGCTTACAAACGGGCGATCGCTAGTTAG
- a CDS encoding TerC family protein, which produces MLDQIFNYLHFDFSFEASIVLLILVFLEAVLSADNAIALAAIAQGLEDKKLENQALNIGLVFAYVLRITLLLTATWVQKFWQFELLGAAYLLWLVFQHFTSQEDEDNQHHGPRFKSLLQAIPVIAFTDLAFSLDSVTTAIAVSQEAWLVITGTTIGIVTLRFMAGLFIRWLDEYLHLEDAGYITVAFVGLRLLLKVINEDLVPPQWITVSAIGIILAWGFSKRTEIEIKVEEPEKTEVTK; this is translated from the coding sequence ATGCTAGATCAAATATTTAATTACCTACACTTTGATTTCAGCTTTGAAGCCTCTATAGTTCTGCTGATATTGGTCTTTCTGGAAGCTGTACTATCAGCGGATAATGCGATCGCCTTGGCTGCGATCGCCCAAGGATTAGAAGACAAAAAACTAGAAAATCAAGCCTTAAACATTGGTTTAGTATTTGCCTATGTGCTGCGAATTACCCTACTGTTAACAGCTACCTGGGTACAAAAATTCTGGCAATTTGAACTACTCGGTGCAGCTTACCTACTGTGGTTAGTATTTCAGCATTTCACATCCCAAGAGGACGAAGATAACCAACATCACGGACCCCGATTTAAATCTCTATTGCAAGCCATACCTGTGATCGCTTTTACAGACCTAGCCTTTTCCTTAGATAGTGTCACAACTGCGATCGCCGTATCTCAAGAAGCATGGTTAGTAATTACCGGTACAACCATCGGTATCGTCACCCTGAGATTTATGGCCGGGTTATTTATTCGCTGGTTAGATGAGTATTTACATTTAGAAGATGCAGGTTATATCACTGTAGCTTTCGTTGGTTTGCGTTTGTTGTTAAAAGTGATTAATGAAGACTTAGTTCCACCCCAATGGATCACGGTTAGTGCAATCGGTATTATCCTAGCCTGGGGATTTTCCAAACGCACAGAAATAGAAATAAAAGTCGAAGAACCTGAAAAAACCGAAGTTACAAAATAG